A genomic segment from bacterium encodes:
- a CDS encoding lipid II flippase MurJ: MNGRVLVRTSFLLIVLTAGVKLLGFARDQVVAFVFGAGPITDAFYIALTLPMVLVSMIGGTFSTAFVPVLTDLWQKDRAAGWRTMRSVGSGYLGIVIAVAAGVVVGAPLLTHVLGPGLPP, translated from the coding sequence GTGAACGGCCGAGTCCTCGTCAGGACTTCATTTCTCCTCATCGTGCTGACCGCCGGCGTTAAGTTGCTGGGGTTCGCTCGGGATCAAGTCGTCGCGTTCGTCTTTGGGGCCGGCCCCATCACCGACGCGTTCTACATCGCGCTGACGCTCCCCATGGTACTCGTCTCCATGATTGGGGGGACGTTTTCCACTGCTTTCGTGCCCGTGCTGACGGATCTGTGGCAGAAGGACCGTGCCGCCGGATGGCGGACCATGCGGTCCGTGGGGTCCGGCTACCTGGGCATTGTTATCGCGGTCGCTGCAGGAGTTGTGGTGGGAGCGCCGCTGCTGACACATGTGTTGGGTCCAGGTCTACCGCCG